One region of Danio aesculapii chromosome 7, fDanAes4.1, whole genome shotgun sequence genomic DNA includes:
- the LOC130232876 gene encoding zinc finger BED domain-containing protein 4-like, protein MYVLQTRDMPESHTGNNLAEHLRKAIAEWGIAEKDPVIVTDNASNMTIAAEEAEFKCYAHTLNLAAQRALKITAVTRLLGRVRRIVSFFRRSTTANHMLKEKQRLLQLPEHKLMTDVVTRWNSAHDMLERFLEQQLAICATLLSSEVSKTEKDLCTLTESDVTFDVLEKPWYYYCMFTFMAARLATSCFLSS, encoded by the exons ATGTATGTTTTGCAAACCAGGGACATGCCCGAGAGCCACACCGGAAACAACCTGGCAGAACATCTGAGAAAGGCCATCGCTGAGTGGGGAATCGCAGAAAAGGATCCGGTAATCGTCACTGACAATGCGTCAAATATGACAATCGCGGCTGAGGAGGCAGAATTCAAATGTTATGCTCATACGCTAAATCTAGCTGCACAACGTGCCCTCAAAATCACAGCAGTTACACGCCTGCTGGGAAGGGTGAGACGCATTGTGAGTTTCTTCAGACGGAGCACCACAGCCAACCACATGCTGAAAGAGAAACAGAGGCTTTTACAACTACCAGAGCACAAGTTGATGACGGATGTAGTTACCAG ATGGAATAGTGCACATGACATGCTGGAAAGATTCCTGGAGCAACAACTGGCCATCTGCGCAACCCTGCTCTCGAGTGAAGTCAGTAAGACCGAGAAAGATCTGTGCACACTAACTGAGTCGGACGTGACATTTGATGTTTTGGAGAAGCCATGGTACTACTACTGTATGTTTACTTTCATGGCAGCTAGACTTGCTACCTCATGTTTTTTGTCAAGCTAA